CCGTATGCTGGATACTAATCACAGCAGTCGATACGGAACTGAAATCGCGATCGCCGATGCTGCCGTCGCCGACGGGATCGAACGTCGGCAGACACTCGAGGAACTCGTGCTCGACCTGCTCGAAGGAGAGTTTGCAGGCGTTATTCGGTCCCACGTCCGAGGTGAGGTATATGGGGGCTGCTGAGCGGACTACTGAGTTCCACGCGGACCGCGTCTTCGAAATCACCGACGACGAATACGTCGCCGTCACCCAGGAAACGTTCGTCGGCCCTGCAATCGAGGAATTTCGTCACTTCGAACCGATCGACGACGAAACGACCGTCTATTATCTCTACGTCACCGACAACTCCGGCCGATTAGTCGGCGTCATGTCCCTCCGGGAACTGCTCAACGCCCCAGAGGACGACGTGGTTGAGGAGCACATGCATACCGACCTCGTGACGATCGACGCCGATGCGGACCCCGAGTACGCAGCCGACGAGATGGCTGATCGGGACTTCCCCGCACTACCGGTCATCGACACCGACGACGTGCTGATCGGCGTCCTCCGTACCGACGACATGCTCGAGGTTGTCGAGGAGGAAGCCACCGAGGACATCATGAAGAGCGCCGGCTTCTCGTTCGCCGACGTCGAGAGCTCCCGGAGTTCGGCGATCCTCGAGTCTTCGATCCCGAAGATCCTCCGACTGCGACTGCCGTGGCTGATCGTCGCGTTGGCCGGCGGTCTGATGGCCGGCGGCGTCATCGAGCAGTTCGAGGACACGCTCGAAGCCGTCGTGGCGCTCGCCTTCTTCGTCCCGGTAATCATGGACATGGGCGGGAACGTCGGCACGCAGGCGTCGACGATTTTCGTCCGCGGTCTCGCACTCGGTCACATCGACGATAGAAACGCGATGCGTCACTTCGCCCGCGAGGGGCTAATCGGCCTCCTCATCGGGCTGATCATCGGTGGCATCGGTGCCGGTGCGGCGTACCTCTGGCAGATCGACGAACCGTACGCACTCGAGTTGGCGACAGTCGTCTTCGTCGGCCTCGTCACCGTCTGTGTGGTCGCGTCGGTCGTCGGCTACGTCATCCCGTGGATTATGAACAAACTCGGCTTCGACCCCGCGGCGGCGTCGGACCCGCTGATCACGACGGTCAAAGACATCACCGCGCTGCTGATCTACTTCGGACTGGCGGCGGTGCTGCTGAGTGAACTGATCTAGGCCATCGCCCCTGCAGGGGCGCTCGTAGCGAAGTACATTTTTTGGAACTGCCGCCGTAGTCGTCGTATGACCGAGCACATCCTCGTCCCAGTCGATGGCTCTCAGCCAGCGACGGCGGCACTCGAGTACGCCCACGAGCGGTTCCCCGAGAACCGACTGACAGTGTTGTACGTCGTCGATCCGATGGCGGACTACAGCCGCGAGCGGTCGTATCCGGGGTATACGGCGGACGACGAGTTCAAGACAGAACACGAGAAGGGAGAAGCGGTACTCGAGAGG
The DNA window shown above is from Natrialba magadii ATCC 43099 and carries:
- the mgtE gene encoding magnesium transporter; translation: MGAAERTTEFHADRVFEITDDEYVAVTQETFVGPAIEEFRHFEPIDDETTVYYLYVTDNSGRLVGVMSLRELLNAPEDDVVEEHMHTDLVTIDADADPEYAADEMADRDFPALPVIDTDDVLIGVLRTDDMLEVVEEEATEDIMKSAGFSFADVESSRSSAILESSIPKILRLRLPWLIVALAGGLMAGGVIEQFEDTLEAVVALAFFVPVIMDMGGNVGTQASTIFVRGLALGHIDDRNAMRHFAREGLIGLLIGLIIGGIGAGAAYLWQIDEPYALELATVVFVGLVTVCVVASVVGYVIPWIMNKLGFDPAAASDPLITTVKDITALLIYFGLAAVLLSELI